One window of Bactrocera tryoni isolate S06 chromosome 2, CSIRO_BtryS06_freeze2, whole genome shotgun sequence genomic DNA carries:
- the LOC120767734 gene encoding uncharacterized protein LOC120767734 yields the protein MSEKVVEILNAKECETVVRNALKLSPDESTKIVSYALEKGSNELVGFMGEYFKLRVQIADEQSPEGTRELCCFVKSVPLSNELQRAECERKSFFRKEICAYTAILPNIQKYATTKLSAECYYTRGDLLVLEDLFAAHLGYRHLASDEPYTSRHIKLFLTHLAQLHAGSIAWEEKEGVNIGKQFGDSLFELMLIAENEWYVTGAKLFYEDKGLPLCFQNGFWQVTVAFSSNKFQSSCPVFDHLLQHLGPYLSNGVLNTS from the exons ATGAGTGAGAAAGTCGTTGAAATTTTAAACGCCAAAGAATGTGAAACAGTTGTTAGAAATGCGCTGAAATTAAGCCCAGATGAGAGTACAAAAATTGTCAGCTATGCTCTTGAGAAGGGATCGAATGAGCTCGTGGGTTTTATGGGTGAATATTTCAAGCTGCGCGTGCAAATAGCAGACGAG CAATCACCGGAGGGTACGCGAGAGCTTTGTTGTTTTGTAAAATCGGTGCCCCTTTCGAACGAATTGCAACGTGCTGAGTGTGAGCGCAAGAGCTTTTTTCGCAAAGAGATCTGTGCCTACACAGCGATCTTGCCGAACATACAAAAGTATG CCACCACAAAACTGTCTGCTGAATGCTACTATACGCGTGGTGATTTGTTGGTGCTTGAGGATCTCTTCGCTGCCCATCTAGGCTATCGGCATCTGGCCAGCGATGAGCCATATACGAGCCGGCATATCAAGCTATTTCTCACGCATTTGGCACAGCTTCATGCCGGCAGCATTGCATGGGAGGAAAAGGAAGGCGTCAATATCGGCAAGCAATTCGGGGATTCGCTATTTGAACTGATGTTAATTGCAGAAAATGAGTGGTACGTCACCGGCGCGAAG CTCTTTTATGAAGATAAGGGTTTGCCATtatgttttcaaaatggtttttggCAGGTGACTGTCGCGTTTagctcgaataaattccagtCCAGCTGCCCAGTTTTCGATCACTTGTTGCAGCATTTGGGACCCTATCTCAGTAATGGCGTGCTAAATACTTCATAA